In one Ornithinimicrobium pratense genomic region, the following are encoded:
- a CDS encoding ABC transporter ATP-binding protein, with protein MLEVSGLNVGTRHTPLLHDLAFTIRRGERVGLIGESGSGKSLTALAIMGLLGEGLHAEGDVRLSGRTPATRNLLTVGEREMAKLRGDAMSMVFQEPMTALNPTMRAGAQVAEVMTIHGTRSRPEARQRAIELLDQVGLADPTHVARAYPHELSGGQRQRVVIAIALANDPALLICDEPTTALDVTVQATVLDLVVRGVQERDAAMLFITHDLAVVATVCERVLVMYGGRIVEAGPINQVFTDPRHRYTQGLIAASDLSGADGARRERAALPTIPGTVPPAGRFPEGCVFRTRCPHATEVCRTRPPWTSRGQHPAGVSASGFACFHPAGVGDG; from the coding sequence GTGCTGGAGGTGAGCGGCCTCAACGTGGGGACGCGGCACACCCCGCTCCTGCACGACCTGGCCTTCACCATCCGGCGCGGCGAACGGGTCGGGCTGATCGGCGAGTCCGGCTCGGGCAAGTCGCTGACCGCGCTGGCGATCATGGGGCTGCTGGGGGAGGGCCTGCACGCCGAGGGTGACGTGCGGCTGTCCGGCCGGACGCCCGCGACGCGCAACCTGCTGACGGTGGGCGAGCGGGAGATGGCCAAGCTGCGTGGCGACGCGATGTCGATGGTCTTCCAGGAGCCGATGACCGCGCTCAACCCCACGATGCGGGCCGGTGCGCAGGTCGCCGAGGTGATGACCATCCACGGCACCCGCTCGCGACCCGAGGCCCGGCAGCGGGCGATCGAGCTGCTCGACCAGGTCGGCCTGGCCGACCCCACGCACGTGGCCCGCGCCTACCCGCACGAGCTCTCCGGCGGCCAGCGCCAGCGCGTGGTGATCGCCATCGCCCTGGCCAACGACCCCGCGCTGCTGATCTGCGACGAGCCGACGACCGCGCTCGACGTCACGGTGCAGGCGACGGTGCTCGACCTCGTCGTGCGCGGGGTGCAGGAGCGTGACGCGGCGATGCTGTTCATCACCCACGACCTGGCGGTGGTCGCCACGGTGTGCGAACGGGTGCTCGTCATGTACGGCGGCCGCATCGTCGAGGCCGGCCCCATCAACCAGGTCTTCACCGACCCGCGACACCGCTACACCCAGGGGCTGATCGCCGCGAGCGACCTCTCCGGCGCCGACGGGGCCCGTCGCGAGCGCGCCGCCCTGCCGACGATCCCCGGGACGGTGCCCCCGGCCGGCCGCTTCCCCGAGGGGTGCGTCTTCCGCACGCGCTGCCCCCACGCCACCGAGGTATGCCGCACCCGCCCGCCCTGGACCTCCCGCGGGCAGCACCCGGCCGGCGTTTCCGCGTCCGGCTTTGCCTGCTTCCACCCGGCGGGGGTCGGCGATGGTTGA
- a CDS encoding 6-pyruvoyl trahydropterin synthase family protein — protein MFTLTVRDHVMVAHSLPDPFFGPAQGLHGATYVVETTWERPELDEHNVVLDIGAATESLGEILGRLRYRNLDEVPELADQVTTTEFLCRWIADELTESVDTSGLTGLTVTLREHPDAWASYRRELGAPA, from the coding sequence ATGTTCACCCTCACCGTCCGCGACCATGTCATGGTGGCCCACTCCCTGCCTGACCCCTTCTTCGGGCCCGCGCAGGGGCTGCACGGCGCGACCTACGTCGTCGAGACGACCTGGGAGCGCCCCGAGCTCGACGAGCACAACGTCGTCCTCGACATCGGCGCGGCCACCGAGTCCCTCGGTGAGATCCTGGGCCGGTTGCGGTACCGCAACCTCGACGAGGTCCCCGAGCTCGCCGACCAGGTGACCACCACCGAGTTCCTCTGCCGCTGGATCGCCGACGAGCTCACCGAGTCGGTCGACACCAGCGGGCTCACCGGGCTCACCGTCACCCTGCGCGAGCACCCCGACGCCTGGGCCTCCTACCGGCGGGAGCTCGGCGCACCCGCGTGA
- a CDS encoding ATP-binding cassette domain-containing protein, which yields MVEESSPAVELRGVSREFRRPRTSVREKPPVVHAVRDVTLSIERGERFGIVGESGSGKSTLLRLICGLDHPTAGEVFVEGRPVHDQPGRRLGWLRQKVQLIFQDPMSSLDPRMRVGEIIAEPLVAQGRREGSRERVAELLERVGLSADMVDRYPHQFSGGQRQRISIARALAPGPDILVADEPVSALDVSVRAQVLNLIDEVVDGFDLTLIFVSHDLSVVRHTCDRIAVMQHGEVVEIAPTEQLFAAPQHPYTRSLLAAVPDLRRALAGQTTQDLAAGVRTPEP from the coding sequence ATGGTTGAGGAGAGCTCGCCAGCGGTCGAGCTGCGCGGCGTCAGCCGGGAGTTCCGCCGGCCCCGGACCTCCGTGCGCGAGAAGCCGCCCGTCGTGCATGCGGTGCGGGACGTCACCCTGAGCATCGAGCGGGGCGAGCGCTTCGGGATCGTGGGGGAGTCCGGGTCGGGCAAGTCGACCCTGCTCCGGCTGATCTGCGGGCTGGACCACCCCACTGCCGGAGAGGTCTTCGTCGAGGGCCGGCCGGTCCACGACCAGCCCGGGCGCCGGCTCGGTTGGCTCCGGCAGAAGGTGCAGCTAATCTTCCAGGACCCGATGAGCAGCCTGGACCCGCGGATGCGCGTGGGGGAGATCATCGCCGAGCCGCTCGTGGCCCAAGGTCGCCGGGAGGGCTCCCGTGAGCGCGTCGCAGAGCTGCTGGAGCGGGTCGGGCTCTCGGCCGACATGGTCGACCGCTACCCCCACCAGTTCTCCGGCGGCCAGCGTCAGCGGATCTCCATCGCCCGAGCCCTCGCCCCTGGCCCGGACATCCTCGTCGCCGACGAGCCGGTCTCCGCTCTGGACGTCTCGGTGCGCGCCCAGGTGCTCAACCTCATCGACGAGGTCGTCGACGGCTTCGACCTGACGCTGATCTTCGTCTCCCACGACCTGTCCGTGGTGCGGCACACCTGCGACCGGATCGCTGTCATGCAGCACGGCGAGGTGGTCGAGATCGCCCCGACCGAGCAGCTCTTCGCCGCACCGCAGCACCCCTACACCCGCTCCCTCCTGGCCGCCGTCCCCGACCTACGCCGCGCGTTGGCCGGTCAGACCACCCAGGACCTGGCCGCAGGAGTCCGGACGCCCGAGCCCTAG
- the ribA gene encoding GTP cyclohydrolase II gives MTSSLAIPLPDPSSVERLADTVLPTRHGTFRMTAYRDDVGLEHVVLSVGITDESAPGHHIGRAPLVRVHSECLTGDALGSRRCDCGEQLQRALHLIMQDGYGALVYVGGHEGRGIGLVEKLRAYELQDTGVDTVDANLRLGHDADQRTYGQTAAMLKDLGIRVVRLLSCNPAKQEALTELGVRVVSRQSLIVPRRPENAAYLRTKRERMGHDPESVDEWQALLHGGGVLTTGVLTERYADLVHPDGPKVIAQLGQSMDGFIASRTGDAVFVTGEEDREHLHRLRALVDAVVVGSATAAADDPQLTVRAVPGPHPTRVVLDPRGTLPGDSRLLTDATAPTLWIVGQGVEPVPAGDHVEVVAWHSEGPMDPAGVLSLLRERGLERVLVEGGGRLVTAFVEAGMVDRLYLTVAPVLIGDGVPGLRLAGTDRLADALRPPVVRRWQAGEDIVTELDLAATRTASRVMPV, from the coding sequence GTGACTTCCAGCCTTGCGATCCCCCTTCCCGATCCGAGCTCGGTCGAGCGGCTCGCCGACACGGTGCTACCCACCCGGCACGGGACCTTCCGGATGACCGCCTACCGCGACGACGTCGGCCTGGAGCACGTCGTCCTCAGCGTCGGCATCACCGACGAGAGCGCGCCGGGCCACCACATCGGCCGGGCGCCCCTGGTGCGCGTGCACTCCGAGTGCCTCACCGGCGACGCGCTCGGCTCGCGGCGGTGCGACTGCGGCGAGCAGCTGCAGCGGGCGCTGCACCTGATCATGCAGGACGGGTATGGCGCGCTGGTCTACGTCGGGGGTCACGAGGGCCGGGGCATCGGGCTGGTCGAGAAGCTGCGGGCCTACGAGCTGCAGGACACCGGCGTCGACACCGTCGATGCCAACCTGCGCCTCGGGCACGACGCCGACCAGCGCACCTACGGCCAGACCGCCGCGATGCTGAAGGACCTCGGGATCCGCGTGGTCCGCCTGCTCTCCTGCAACCCCGCCAAGCAGGAGGCCCTCACCGAGCTGGGTGTGCGCGTCGTGTCCCGGCAGTCGCTGATCGTGCCCCGCCGCCCGGAGAACGCCGCATACCTGCGCACCAAGCGTGAGCGCATGGGCCACGACCCGGAGAGCGTGGACGAGTGGCAGGCGCTGCTGCACGGCGGCGGGGTGCTGACGACCGGTGTCCTGACCGAGCGGTATGCCGATCTGGTGCACCCCGACGGGCCGAAGGTGATCGCCCAGCTCGGGCAGAGCATGGACGGCTTCATCGCCAGCCGCACGGGGGACGCGGTGTTCGTCACCGGCGAGGAGGACCGGGAGCACCTGCACCGGCTGCGCGCGCTCGTCGACGCAGTCGTGGTGGGGTCGGCGACCGCGGCGGCGGACGACCCACAGCTGACGGTGCGCGCGGTGCCAGGTCCACACCCGACCCGGGTCGTGCTCGACCCCCGCGGCACCCTGCCGGGCGACTCCCGGCTGCTCACCGACGCCACTGCTCCGACCCTGTGGATCGTCGGTCAGGGCGTGGAGCCCGTGCCTGCCGGCGACCACGTCGAGGTCGTCGCCTGGCACAGCGAGGGCCCGATGGACCCCGCCGGGGTGCTGTCCCTGCTACGTGAGCGCGGCCTGGAGCGGGTGCTCGTCGAGGGTGGCGGGCGGCTGGTCACCGCGTTCGTCGAGGCGGGAATGGTGGACCGTCTCTACCTGACGGTCGCGCCGGTGCTCATCGGTGACGGCGTGCCAGGCCTGCGACTGGCAGGCACCGACCGGCTCGCCGACGCCCTGCGGCCCCCGGTCGTGCGCCGGTGGCAGGCGGGTGAGGACATCGTCACCGAGCTGGACCTCGCGGCGACCCGGACCGCCTCGCGGGTGATGCCGGTATGA
- a CDS encoding zinc-dependent alcohol dehydrogenase, protein MQARAYWTLAPGTGQIRAQQISPPGPGEALVRAVVSGVSRGTELLAHRGEVPPEVAAQVAGPFEEGKLPGPVKHGYLSVGVVEDGEPEWVGRRVFCLHPHQDRYVVPVTALTPLPDDVPDERAVLVGTLETAVNALWDGRPLYGDRVAVVGAGMVGASVTALLAQLPLSRLELVETDPARRPLAEELGATGVAPQDASGDCDLVFHASATQAGLQTALELLGREGEVIELSWYGTTPVTVELGTTFHTRRLAVRASQVSRVSPHRPARDYADRMQVALRAARNPALDHLLAGPTPFEELPELMQRLAAGEPGLCHLVRYPD, encoded by the coding sequence ATGCAGGCACGCGCGTACTGGACCCTCGCCCCCGGCACCGGGCAGATCCGCGCCCAGCAGATCAGCCCGCCCGGCCCCGGTGAGGCCTTGGTACGCGCCGTCGTCTCCGGGGTCAGCCGTGGCACCGAGCTCCTCGCGCACCGCGGCGAGGTGCCGCCGGAGGTCGCCGCCCAGGTCGCCGGGCCGTTCGAGGAAGGCAAGCTGCCCGGCCCGGTCAAGCACGGCTACCTCTCCGTCGGCGTCGTCGAGGACGGCGAGCCGGAGTGGGTCGGCCGTCGCGTCTTCTGCCTGCACCCCCACCAGGACCGGTATGTCGTGCCCGTCACCGCACTCACCCCGTTGCCCGACGACGTCCCCGACGAGCGGGCGGTGCTGGTCGGCACGCTGGAGACCGCGGTGAACGCGCTCTGGGACGGCCGGCCGCTCTACGGCGACCGGGTCGCCGTCGTCGGCGCGGGCATGGTCGGGGCGAGCGTCACCGCCCTGCTCGCACAGCTCCCGCTGAGCCGGCTCGAGCTGGTCGAGACCGACCCGGCCCGCAGACCCCTGGCCGAGGAGCTCGGCGCCACGGGCGTCGCGCCGCAGGACGCCAGCGGCGACTGCGACCTCGTCTTCCACGCCTCCGCGACCCAGGCCGGCCTGCAGACCGCACTGGAGCTGCTCGGACGGGAGGGGGAGGTCATCGAGCTGTCGTGGTACGGCACCACCCCCGTCACCGTCGAGCTCGGCACCACCTTCCACACCCGGCGGCTCGCCGTTCGCGCCAGCCAGGTGAGCAGGGTCAGCCCGCACCGGCCGGCCCGGGACTACGCCGACCGCATGCAGGTCGCGCTCCGCGCCGCCCGCAACCCCGCGCTTGACCACCTGCTCGCCGGCCCCACTCCCTTCGAGGAGCTTCCCGAGCTCATGCAGCGTCTCGCGGCAGGAGAGCCGGGGCTGTGCCACCTCGTCCGCTACCCCGACTGA
- a CDS encoding glycosyltransferase family 4 protein, translating into MRATLVVPDRDPAAPSGGDVYDARLAAHWPDDVQVCRAPGAWPHPTDADRVVLGRLLSGLGEDPVLIDGLVASTVPELVEASARIRATVVLVHSTLSAGSGAQGAAAEELDALELRALRAADLVATTSAWSAADLGRRYGIDGVILARPGVDPAPLSPGSGAAGGPGGADSSGRKDLPGHSGSVASAPQLLTLGALTPVKNHAALLVALAGLRDLDWGLTVAGPVPDREFADHLIGVARDLGLADRVTWPGPLDGVALEQTWAQTDLLAHPSRSETWGMVVTEAHARGIPTVVSRGTGAEEALGWDPVDTRGARGWRAPVENGLIDETTLGVAIAGAAVDTDAPDQLTHVLRRWLTGQATRAAWRSAALERRDRLPGWRETAQVLHDAVAQSVGGSAGPSA; encoded by the coding sequence GTGAGAGCCACCCTCGTCGTCCCGGACCGCGACCCCGCCGCCCCGAGTGGCGGGGACGTCTACGACGCGCGGCTGGCCGCCCACTGGCCGGACGACGTGCAGGTATGCCGGGCCCCCGGCGCCTGGCCCCACCCCACCGACGCCGACCGGGTCGTCCTCGGTCGCCTGCTGTCGGGGCTGGGGGAGGACCCGGTGCTCATCGATGGTCTGGTCGCAAGCACCGTCCCGGAGCTCGTCGAGGCGAGCGCCCGCATCCGGGCCACCGTGGTCCTGGTGCACTCCACATTGTCGGCCGGCTCGGGCGCGCAGGGTGCAGCGGCGGAGGAGCTGGACGCCCTGGAGCTGCGCGCCCTGCGGGCTGCCGACCTGGTCGCGACGACCAGCGCGTGGTCCGCGGCCGATCTGGGCCGGCGTTACGGGATCGATGGGGTCATCCTCGCCCGGCCCGGCGTCGACCCTGCCCCCCTCTCGCCGGGCTCCGGGGCGGCCGGCGGGCCCGGCGGGGCGGATAGCTCCGGCAGGAAGGACCTACCCGGACACAGCGGGTCTGTTGCCTCTGCCCCGCAGCTGCTGACCCTCGGCGCCCTTACCCCGGTTAAGAACCACGCCGCCCTCCTGGTCGCGCTCGCAGGCCTGCGGGACCTCGACTGGGGGCTGACCGTCGCCGGGCCCGTGCCCGACCGAGAGTTCGCGGACCACCTCATCGGCGTCGCCCGCGACCTCGGTTTGGCGGACCGGGTCACCTGGCCCGGACCCCTCGACGGCGTCGCGCTCGAGCAGACCTGGGCCCAGACCGACCTGCTGGCACACCCCTCCCGCAGCGAGACCTGGGGGATGGTCGTGACCGAGGCCCACGCCCGCGGCATACCCACCGTGGTGAGCCGGGGGACCGGCGCGGAGGAAGCGCTGGGCTGGGACCCCGTGGACACGCGCGGCGCGCGGGGATGGCGAGCCCCCGTCGAGAACGGGCTGATCGACGAGACGACCCTCGGCGTGGCGATCGCGGGCGCGGCCGTCGACACCGACGCTCCCGACCAGCTCACCCACGTCCTGCGCCGGTGGCTCACGGGCCAGGCGACCCGAGCTGCCTGGCGCTCGGCCGCCCTGGAGCGGCGGGACCGTCTTCCCGGGTGGCGAGAGACCGCGCAGGTGCTGCACGACGCCGTGGCGCAGTCCGTGGGCGGATCGGCCGGACCATCAGCCTGA
- a CDS encoding DUF664 domain-containing protein: MAQDERVEDSMTGRYCLAKLDEMIDVVRGLDDETANAAPGLTGANSAYQILSHCLGMARQWTAEHILGEPTGRDRAAEFGARGDVAELVARARATRDQLAVDLSRMEPGMQVPGRPGVDTFWSHDVEGILLHVLEELCQHLGHLEITRDLVTRGS; this comes from the coding sequence GTGGCACAGGATGAGCGGGTGGAGGATTCGATGACCGGCCGCTACTGCCTGGCCAAACTGGACGAGATGATCGACGTCGTCAGGGGGTTGGATGACGAGACCGCCAATGCGGCGCCGGGATTAACCGGGGCCAACTCGGCCTACCAGATCCTGTCTCACTGCCTCGGGATGGCCCGACAGTGGACCGCTGAACACATCCTCGGCGAGCCCACGGGCCGGGACCGGGCCGCCGAGTTCGGGGCGAGGGGCGACGTGGCGGAACTGGTCGCGCGGGCCCGGGCGACCAGAGATCAGCTGGCGGTCGACCTGTCCCGGATGGAGCCAGGGATGCAGGTGCCAGGTCGGCCCGGTGTCGACACCTTCTGGAGCCACGACGTCGAGGGCATTCTGCTGCACGTGCTGGAGGAGCTCTGCCAGCACCTCGGTCACCTGGAGATCACCCGAGACCTGGTCACTCGGGGTTCTTGA
- a CDS encoding TfoX/Sxy family protein: MAYDEGLAQRVRALLQDEADVTEKRMFGGLAFLLAGHMAVAVGEDGLMFRIEPGTGEAQVGGHVREQVMGERVMTGWLHADTCGLATEDQLRAVVDRGKATTRALPPK, encoded by the coding sequence ATGGCGTATGACGAAGGGTTGGCCCAGCGGGTCCGTGCCCTGCTCCAGGACGAGGCCGACGTCACCGAGAAGAGGATGTTCGGTGGTCTGGCGTTCCTGCTTGCCGGCCACATGGCCGTGGCGGTGGGCGAGGACGGCCTCATGTTCCGCATCGAGCCAGGGACCGGTGAAGCACAGGTCGGCGGTCACGTGCGGGAGCAGGTCATGGGTGAGCGGGTGATGACCGGCTGGCTGCACGCCGACACCTGCGGGCTGGCGACCGAGGACCAGTTGCGCGCCGTCGTGGACCGCGGGAAGGCGACGACGCGGGCGCTGCCGCCGAAGTGA
- a CDS encoding DUF664 domain-containing protein, with amino-acid sequence MTGELTVLLEHLHTERQHILAAVDGLVEEDMTRVAAPSGWSIAQLLNHLTYDDEIFWGCAIVGGDEEAVALLREGWKVPVTSGAQAVERYQYWSSRVDVVLAEADLDAPPRWWPPESIFPFPPFAQARHCVFRLLLETATHAGHLDMAREAIDGHQHLVVD; translated from the coding sequence ATGACGGGTGAGCTGACTGTGCTCCTGGAGCACCTGCACACCGAGCGGCAGCACATCCTGGCCGCGGTGGACGGGCTGGTCGAGGAGGACATGACCAGGGTCGCCGCGCCCTCTGGGTGGTCCATCGCCCAGCTGCTGAACCACCTCACGTATGACGACGAGATCTTCTGGGGATGCGCCATCGTCGGCGGTGACGAGGAGGCGGTTGCCCTTCTTCGAGAGGGCTGGAAGGTCCCCGTGACCTCCGGGGCGCAGGCCGTGGAGCGGTACCAGTACTGGTCCAGCCGGGTGGACGTGGTGCTCGCCGAGGCAGACCTCGACGCGCCACCGCGCTGGTGGCCCCCAGAGTCCATCTTCCCGTTCCCGCCCTTTGCGCAAGCTCGGCACTGCGTCTTCCGGCTTCTGCTCGAGACCGCCACCCATGCCGGCCACCTGGACATGGCCCGGGAGGCGATCGACGGCCACCAGCATCTCGTCGTGGACTGA
- a CDS encoding thiamine-binding protein: MLFAFSVAPSASDESGSVSAAVADAIKVVRDSGLPYELTSMFTTIEGEWEEVMPVIKAACDAVAAHGPRVSLVLKADLRPGFTGQLQGKVNRVREHLGDATS; the protein is encoded by the coding sequence ATGCTCTTCGCCTTCTCCGTCGCCCCCTCCGCTTCCGATGAGTCCGGCTCGGTCAGCGCCGCCGTCGCCGACGCCATCAAGGTGGTGCGGGATTCCGGTCTGCCCTACGAGCTGACCTCGATGTTCACCACTATCGAGGGCGAGTGGGAGGAGGTCATGCCGGTCATCAAGGCCGCCTGCGACGCCGTCGCCGCGCACGGCCCCCGCGTCTCCCTGGTCCTGAAAGCAGACCTGCGCCCCGGCTTCACTGGCCAGCTGCAGGGCAAGGTCAACCGGGTGCGCGAGCACCTCGGAGATGCCACGTCCTAG
- a CDS encoding P1 family peptidase, translating to MSTWNAGPRNALTDVAGLAVGHHQRTGDGWLTGTTVILAPPEGAVGGVDVRGGGPGTRETALLDPRNLVERVHAVTLTGGSAFGLAAADGVMRRLYAEGRGFPMGGPGRVVPIVPGAVVFDLGRGGDFDNFPGPDFGEAACSAALQAQSAGEQPVLAQGSVGAGTGTQAGGLRGGVGSASVVIDGAVTVSALVVVNAVGSAVDPATGELWGARHLLEADVHGIPGWPDGALPSRPDAEEVESARRAAAETSTAGAVPRTLATTIGVVATDATLTKAQCARLASSGHDGMARGISPIHTMFDGDTLFGLSTASGPAPDPATFHQVLHAAGEVVTRAIVRALLAAESVTTPAGTWRSYRDAFPGAAR from the coding sequence ATGAGCACCTGGAACGCAGGCCCACGCAACGCCCTCACCGACGTCGCCGGGCTGGCCGTCGGTCACCACCAGCGCACCGGCGACGGATGGCTCACCGGCACCACCGTCATCCTCGCGCCGCCCGAGGGCGCGGTCGGGGGCGTCGACGTGCGCGGCGGCGGCCCGGGCACCCGGGAGACCGCCCTGCTCGACCCGCGCAACCTGGTGGAACGGGTCCATGCCGTCACCCTCACGGGCGGCTCGGCGTTCGGCCTGGCCGCCGCCGACGGAGTGATGCGACGCCTGTATGCCGAGGGGCGTGGCTTCCCCATGGGCGGGCCCGGGCGGGTGGTCCCGATCGTGCCCGGCGCGGTCGTCTTCGACCTGGGGCGCGGCGGGGACTTCGACAACTTCCCCGGCCCCGACTTCGGCGAGGCCGCCTGCTCCGCCGCCTTGCAGGCCCAGTCCGCGGGCGAGCAGCCGGTGCTGGCCCAAGGGTCGGTCGGCGCAGGGACCGGGACCCAGGCCGGCGGGCTGCGCGGCGGCGTCGGCTCGGCCAGCGTCGTGATCGACGGTGCGGTGACGGTCTCCGCGCTGGTCGTCGTCAACGCGGTCGGCTCCGCGGTCGACCCCGCGACCGGTGAGCTGTGGGGTGCCCGGCACCTGCTGGAGGCGGACGTGCACGGCATACCGGGCTGGCCGGACGGCGCCCTGCCCAGCCGCCCAGACGCCGAGGAGGTGGAGTCCGCGCGCCGGGCCGCCGCCGAGACGAGCACCGCCGGTGCCGTGCCCCGTACCCTCGCCACGACGATCGGCGTGGTCGCGACCGACGCGACGCTGACCAAGGCGCAGTGCGCCCGGCTGGCCAGCTCCGGTCATGACGGCATGGCCCGTGGGATCAGCCCGATCCACACCATGTTTGACGGGGACACCCTTTTCGGCCTGTCCACGGCGAGCGGCCCTGCGCCGGACCCGGCCACCTTCCACCAGGTGCTGCACGCCGCCGGCGAGGTCGTCACCCGGGCGATCGTGCGGGCCCTGCTCGCCGCCGAGAGCGTTACGACACCGGCCGGCACCTGGCGCTCCTACCGCGACGCCTTCCCCGGCGCCGCCCGGTGA
- a CDS encoding HAD family hydrolase — protein MAEEQEAWSDAQRERARQQVTSAALVLVDFDGPLARLLPGDRWREVAAQVRARAGELGGPELETALDGAPDHVQCLRRVHELAPGIVPPLVEEVTRLELAAAAQVDPADYAVEFIEQCLDRGSAVVVVTNNDPHVVARVLDPHRPRLSARLTAILGRDPDRLDALKPSPAMLLDALKLTGAQAQDAVFLGDSVTDVEAGRAAGVPVVGVAEEAERRAELLAAGALAAVPGVGHLLRPR, from the coding sequence GTGGCCGAGGAGCAGGAAGCGTGGTCGGATGCCCAGCGGGAGCGGGCCCGACAGCAGGTGACGTCGGCGGCGCTGGTGCTGGTGGACTTCGACGGCCCGCTGGCGCGGTTGCTGCCCGGGGACCGCTGGCGGGAGGTGGCGGCCCAGGTCCGGGCCCGGGCCGGTGAGCTGGGTGGGCCGGAGCTGGAGACAGCTCTGGACGGTGCGCCCGATCACGTGCAGTGCCTGCGCCGGGTGCACGAGCTCGCGCCCGGCATCGTCCCGCCCCTCGTCGAGGAGGTGACCCGGCTGGAGCTGGCGGCTGCGGCGCAGGTCGACCCGGCGGACTACGCCGTCGAGTTCATCGAGCAGTGCCTCGACCGGGGCTCGGCCGTGGTGGTGGTCACCAACAACGACCCTCACGTCGTGGCGCGGGTGCTCGACCCCCACCGGCCGAGGCTCAGTGCGCGGCTGACCGCGATCCTCGGTCGAGACCCTGACCGGCTGGACGCGCTCAAGCCCAGCCCGGCCATGCTGCTCGACGCCCTGAAGCTGACCGGCGCACAGGCACAGGACGCGGTCTTCCTCGGAGACTCCGTCACCGACGTCGAGGCGGGTCGGGCTGCCGGGGTCCCGGTGGTGGGGGTGGCCGAGGAGGCTGAGCGTCGGGCCGAGCTGCTCGCGGCCGGCGCCCTGGCAGCCGTCCCCGGCGTGGGTCACCTGCTCCGGCCCCGCTGA
- a CDS encoding cell wall-binding repeat-containing protein produces the protein MRSLTTSLAVILLVATGSAPTTRGDSAPSAGESVVVAEEGRLPALTREDAEAIRLHAARALAAQPSRTAYLDSHSQSSSGFVHPVVTRHSGSDRYATAAALAIARWRDVIWADVDGVPYPHDRVILIASGQDFPDALSGGALAAYYGGPMLLTRKDSLPGATRTALAALDPDYIAVLGGTNAVSDAVVRELAQYVAGSRRVVRYGGKDRYEVSATMARDIFGGGFGQRAYVALGTNWPDGLAGAATAGSDWAPLLLTRKDGVPGVVMQTLARARPEEIVLLGGPAAVNDTVVMQLGTVAPVVRVGGADRYAVAANAAGLDPTRFGATIASGQNWPDALSGSAYAGLVGDKLLLVRSNGVPGATQQAVRAGSLALIDAVGGRTTLPEPVLNQLRSLRVRTPG, from the coding sequence ATGCGCAGCCTCACCACCTCCTTGGCCGTCATCCTTCTGGTGGCAACTGGTTCGGCCCCGACCACCAGAGGTGACAGCGCCCCGTCCGCCGGGGAGTCAGTGGTCGTGGCCGAGGAGGGCCGGCTCCCGGCCTTGACCCGCGAGGACGCCGAGGCAATCCGGCTCCACGCCGCTCGCGCGCTGGCGGCCCAGCCGTCCCGGACGGCATACCTCGACTCCCACTCCCAGAGTTCTTCGGGTTTCGTGCACCCGGTGGTGACCCGACACTCCGGCTCTGACCGGTACGCCACGGCCGCGGCGCTGGCCATCGCCCGGTGGCGGGACGTCATCTGGGCGGATGTCGACGGAGTTCCCTATCCTCACGACAGGGTGATCCTCATCGCGAGCGGGCAGGACTTCCCGGACGCCTTGTCCGGGGGCGCCCTGGCCGCCTACTACGGCGGACCGATGCTGCTCACCCGCAAGGACAGCCTGCCCGGCGCAACCAGGACTGCGCTCGCGGCCCTTGATCCCGACTACATCGCGGTGCTCGGCGGGACGAACGCCGTGAGCGACGCCGTGGTGCGGGAGCTGGCGCAGTATGTCGCGGGGTCGCGACGGGTGGTGCGCTACGGGGGAAAGGACCGGTATGAAGTGTCAGCGACCATGGCGCGGGACATCTTTGGCGGTGGCTTCGGTCAGCGAGCGTATGTCGCGCTCGGCACCAACTGGCCAGACGGTCTGGCCGGCGCTGCCACCGCTGGCTCGGACTGGGCGCCGCTGCTGCTCACCAGGAAGGACGGTGTGCCTGGGGTGGTGATGCAGACACTGGCCCGAGCCCGGCCGGAGGAGATCGTCCTCCTCGGCGGCCCCGCCGCGGTGAACGACACGGTGGTCATGCAGCTGGGGACGGTGGCGCCGGTCGTGCGCGTGGGGGGCGCAGACCGGTATGCAGTGGCCGCGAACGCTGCAGGCCTGGACCCCACCCGCTTCGGAGCCACGATCGCCAGTGGCCAGAACTGGCCGGACGCTCTGTCCGGCAGCGCCTATGCCGGCCTGGTCGGGGACAAGCTGCTCCTGGTGCGGTCGAACGGCGTGCCCGGCGCCACCCAGCAGGCGGTGCGCGCCGGCTCGCTCGCCTTGATCGATGCTGTCGGCGGCAGGACGACCCTCCCCGAGCCGGTCCTGAACCAGCTGCGCTCCCTACGCGTCAGGACCCCGGGTTAG